In the genome of Quercus robur chromosome 3, dhQueRobu3.1, whole genome shotgun sequence, one region contains:
- the LOC126718639 gene encoding disease resistance protein RPV1-like, whose amino-acid sequence MENNNAVSTPSTPGAFRVLWDVFLSFRGEDTRHTITNTLYNALTELDIRVFRDDEGLRRGDVIASSLLEAIEDSAASIVIISPNYASSRWCLEELAKICECRRLILPVFYGVDPSDVRRQTGPFQEHFRNHEGRFGKDMVDKWRNAMKKAGEIAGFTNRKDELLVENLVKTVLNELRKTPVGVAAYTVGLDSRVEKLLKLLDIKSNGIRILGFYGMGGVGKTTLAKALYNRVVGHFEHRCFISNVREISAQDNGLVSLQNQLINDLSSSKVLTVREVDAGTAAIEGIVNEKQVLVVLDDVDNINQLNALIGNREWFYEGSRIIITTRDIEVLSKHLVTEFYEVRELDLSESLQLFSYHALRREKPTGIFLDLSEQMVSLTGGLPLALEVFGSFLFDKRRLKEWEDALQKLKQIRPRHLQDVLMISFNGLDEQEKCIFLDIACLFVKMRMKREDAIDILRGCGFNAEIVVSVLTAKSLIKFTGDNVLWIHDQIRDMGRQIVQEKDIVNPGLRTRLWDRDEIMNVFKDKKGTKNIEGIVLDFEKRLENSVKDVSGDTISWYNLQGNLNFSSAVTYLKERYKRYLEDQAEKEREVVIFTDALNAIVSLRLLQINNVNLEGKFKYLPVELKWLQWKGCPMKSLPSDFCPRKVAVIDLSESKIEQLWSSRNNKVLENLMVLNLHGCFNLASVPDLSGHRALEKLVLERCEKLTKIHESVGSLSSLLHLNLRNCSNLIELPSDVSGLKQLESLILSRCSKMNKLPESIGHMKSLKELLLDETAMATLPEYIFRLTNLEKLSLNGCKLLKRLPQFIGKLCSLKELSLNHSTLEEIPDSIGSLEDLEKLSLMCCKSLNRIPDSIGNLKSLSSFFINGTAIKQLPWSIGLLSNLKHLLVGENHFLSKLPDSIEGLDSIVELKMDGTSIIDLPDKIGDLKVIQKLDMQKCESLRSLPESIGRMWTLTTLIISKANISAMPESIGMLENLIELRLDECKQLRKLPTSIGNLKSLQQLLMNETAVTDLPESFGMLSSLMVLRMAKKPHVELLDNSAPKVSVSCITKEKPKPFELPKSFSNLSLLGVFDARALEISGKIPDDFEKLSSLEILKLGHNHFCNLPSSLRGLSILKELILPDCKELKSLPPLPSSLVEVNVANCIALESVFDLSNLESLRDLNLTNCEKVVDIPGLQKLKSLRRLYMSNCNACSSSVKRRLSKISLRHMRNLSMPGSKIPRWFSKEAVRFTNLKNREIKGVIIGVVVSLNQEISDDLRYRLPAIVDVQAEIRKLDYWIYKTTLHLYGIPKTNEDQIHLCRYPYNHPFIRYLKDGYKIHVTTRNPPYMKGVELKNWGIHLVFEGDDDYEGNEDSLNESQQSISERLATFFSTFEEEDDCVSKSVGEVEEKLQKIEEREQQRASSYGRIYYVSAFIVLSFACLLSWLQIWR is encoded by the exons ATGGAGAACAACAACGCCGTTTCCACTCCATCAACTCCGGGAGCTTTCAGGGTCCTATGGGACGTGTTCCTGAGCTTCAGAGGCGAAGACACACGCCACACCATCACCAACACTCTCTACAACGCGCTCACCGAGCTCGACATCCGAGTCTTCCGCGACGACGAAGGGTTACGCCGCGGGGACGTGATCGCTTCAAGTCTGCTCGAGGCCATCGAGGACTCTGCTGCTTCCATCGTCATCATCTCCCCAAACTACGCGTCGTCGCGGTGGTGCCTCGAGGAACTCGCGAAAATATGCGAGTGCCGGAGGCTCATACTCCCCGTGTTCTACGGAGTCGACCCCTCGGATGTTCGGAGACAGACAGGACCTTTTCAAGAACATTTTAGGAACCATGAAGGGAGGTTTGGGAAAGACATGGTTGACAAGTGGAGGAATGCCATGAAAAAAGCCGGTGAAATTGCCGGTTTCACCAATCG CAAAGATGAACTATTGGTTGAAAATTTGGTCAAAACGGTTTTGAATGAATTGAGAAAAACTCCGGTGGGTGTGGCTGCATACACTGTTGGACTTGACTCTCGTGTTGAAAAACTGTTGAAATTGTTAGATATTAAATCTAATGGCATCCGAATTCTGGGATTTTATGGGATGGGTGGGGTTGGCAAGACAACCCTGGCTAAGGCTCTCTATAATAGAGTTGTTGGTCACTTTGAGCACCGGTGTTTCATTTCAAATGTTAGAGAAATTTCAGCTCAAGATAATGGTTTAGTATCTCTTCAAAATCAACTTATTAATGATCTTTCATCTAGTAAGGTGCTTACTGTAAGGGAGGTTGATGCTGGTACTGCAGCCATTGAAGGAATAGTAAATGAGAAGCAAGTTCTTGTTGTTCTGGATGATGTCGATAATATAAACCAACTAAATGCTCTAATTGGTAACAGAGAATGGTTTTATGAAGGAAGTCgaattattattacaacaagaGACATTGAAGTATTATCCAAACATCTTGTGACTGAGTTCTACGAGGTGAGAGAGTTGGATTTGTCCGAGTCACTACAACTTTTTAGTTACCATGCACTAAGAAGAGAGAAACCCACAGGCATTTTTTTGGATCTGTCCGAGCAAATGGTGTCTCTTACAGGAGGGTTACCATTGGCTCTGGAAGtatttggttcttttctgtttgATAAGAGGAGATTAAAAGAATGGGAAGATGCTCTACAGAAATTAAAACAGATTCGTCCCCGCCATCTTCAGGATGTGTTGATGATAAGTTTTAATGGTTTAGATGAACAAGAGAAGTGTATATTTCTAGATATTGCATGTTTATTTGTTAAAATGAGAATGAAGAGAGAAGATGCAATTGACATATTGAGGGGTTGTGGGTTTAATGCTGAGATAGTAGTCTCAGTCCTCACAGCAAAGTCACTCATTAAGTTCACTGGGGACAATGTTTTGTGGATACATGATCAAATTAGAGACATGGGAAGACAAATTGTTCAAGAAAAAGACATTGTGAATCCTGGCTTGCGAACTAGACTCTGGGATCGTGATGAGATCATGAATGTCTTTAAGGATAAAAAG GGAACCAAAAATATAGAAGGCATTGTCCTAGACTTCGAGAAAAGATTAGAAAACTCTGTCAAGGATGTAAGCGGTGACACAATTTCTTGGTATAACCTTCAAGGAAACCTCAATTTCTCCTCAGCAGTCACATACTTAAAGGAAAGGTATAAACGTTATCTTGAAGATCAAgcagagaaggagagagaggtTGTAATTTTCACCGATGCCCTTAATGCCATTGTCAGTCTTAGATTGCTCCAAATAAATAATGTGAATTTGGAAGGGAAGTTCAAATATCTTCCTGTTGAACTGAAGTGGCTACAATGGAAAGGTTGCCCCATGAAAAGTCTTCCTTCTGATTTTTGTCCTCGCAAAGTTGCTGTAATTGATTTATCAGAAAGCAAAATTGAACAATTGTGGAGTTCACGCAATAACAAG GTGCTTGAGAACTTGATGGTTTTGAATCTCCATGGTTGCTTTAATCTAGCCTCTGTTCCAGATTTATCTGGACATCGAGCCTTAGAAAAGCTTGTTCTTGAGCGTTGTGAGAAGCTGACTAAGATTCATGAATCAGTTGGGAGCTTGAGTTCATTACTTCATTTAAACCTGAGAAATTGTTCAAACCTTATTGAACTTCCGAGTGATGTCTCTGGCCTGAAACAACTTGAGAGCCTTATCCTCTCACGCTGCTCAAAAATGAATAAGTTGCCAGAGAGCATAGGCCACATGAAATCTTTAAAAGAACTTCTCCTTGATGAAACTGCTATGGCGACTCTTCCTGAATACATCTTCCGCCTTACTAACCTTGAAAAGCTTAGTTTAAATGGTTGCAAACTTCTTAAACGGCTGCCCCAGTTCATAGGAAAGTTGTGTTCTTTGAAAGAACTCTCTCTTAATCATTCTACATTAGAAGAAATACCAGATTCAATTGGATCTTTGGAAGACCTTGAGAAACTAAGTTTAATGTGTTGTAAATCACTGAACAGAATTCCTGACTCCATTGGAAATCTCAAATCATTGTCCAGTTTTTTCATCAATGGTACTGCAATCAAACAACTACCCTGGTCTATTGGGTTGCTATCAAATTTGAAGCACTTATTAGTTGGAGAGAATCATTTTCTTAGCAAACTGCCTGATTCAATTGAAGGACTAGATTCTATTGTTGAGCTTAAGATGGATGGGACATCAATAATAGATCTGCCAGATAAGATAGGTGACTTGAAAGTAATTCAAAAGCTTGACATGCAGAAATGTGAATCTCTTAGGTCATTACCAGAATCAATTGGGCGCATGTGGACTCTTACTACTTTGATCATATCAAAAGCTAATATCAGTGCAATGCCAGAATCTATTGGAATGTTGGAAAATCTTATTGAGTTAAGATTGGATGAATGTAAACAGCTGCGTAAACTTCCGACTTCAATAGGAAACTTGAAGTCATTGCAACAGTTGTTGATGAACGAAACTGCTGTGACAGATTTACCTGAAAGCTTTGGGATGCTCTCAAGCTTAATGGTATTAAGAATGGCAAAGAAACCTCATGTTGAACTGCTTGATAACAGTGCACCCAAAGTTTCTGTTAGTTGCATTACAAAAGAGAAACCTAAGCCTTTTGAACTCCCAAAATCTTTCTCAAATCTTTCCTTGCTGGGTGTATTTGACGCTCGTGCTTTGGAAATATCTGGTAAAATTCCTGATGATTTTGAGAAGTTGTCGTCATTGGAGATTTTGAAGCTAGGCCACAATCATTTTTGCAACCTTCCCTCCAGTCTGAGGGGCCTGTCCATCCTCAAAGAACTTATCTTGCCTGATTGTAAGGAGCTCAAATCTCTCCCTCCACTTCCCTCAAGTTTGGTAGAGGTGAATGTTGCAAATTGTATCGCATTGGAAAGTGTGTTTGATCTTTCAAATTTGGAAAGTTTACGTGACCTGAACCTAACTAATTGTGAGAAAGTGGTGGATATTCCTGGCCTTCAAAAGTTGAAGTCTTTGAGAAGGTTGTACATGAGTAATTGCAATGCGTGCTCCTCAAGCGTAAAGAGAAGACTGTctaag ATTTCTTTGAGGCATATGCGCAATCTCAGTATGCCTGGAAGCAAGATTCCAAGATGGTTCTCTAAAGAGGCAGTTAGATTTACAAACCTTAAAAACCGTGAGATCAAAGGTGTTATTATAGGTGTTGTTGTCTCACTCAATCAGGAAATCTCAGACGACCTAAGATATCGTCTCCCGGCAATAGTGGACGTTCAGGCAGAGATCCGCAAACTGGATTACTGGATATACAAAACAACATTGCACTTATATGGAATACCAAAGACAAATGAAGATCAAATTCACTTGTGTCGATATCCATACAATCATCCATTTATTAGGTATTTGAAAGATGGTTATAAGATACATGTGACAACGAGGAACCCACCATATATGAAAGGGGTTGAGCTAAAGAATTGGGGAATTCATTTGGTTTTTGAGGGTGATGATGATTATGAGGGAAATGAAGATTCATTGAATGAAAGCCAACAATCCATATCGGAAAGACTAGCAACCTTTTTCAGCacttttgaagaagaagatgattgTGTCTCTAAATCTGTTGGCGAAGTTGAAGAAAAACtgcaaaaaattgaagaaagagaacaacAAAGAGCATCTTCATATGGCAGAATTTACTATGTTTCTGCTTTCATTGTTCTTTCTTTCGCCTGTCTATTGAGTTGGTTACAGATATGGCGATAG